A genomic segment from Tuwongella immobilis encodes:
- a CDS encoding MarR family winged helix-turn-helix transcriptional regulator — protein sequence MTDSAHNSSTDHTTRRFDSEQQRVFLNLWRTYDMLRALEDELFGKYDLTPQQFNVLRLLKAEYPNSVPTLALASRLVTRAPDITRIIDKLEARGFVLRDRPSHNRRMVRIGITEAGLALVREVLPPLRECHIRQLGHLDSEQLKTLSQLLEIAREPHEPPDSPWRIQQH from the coding sequence ATGACAGATTCTGCACATAACTCATCCACAGATCACACCACACGCCGCTTTGATTCGGAACAACAACGTGTGTTTTTGAATCTTTGGCGTACCTATGATATGCTCCGCGCTCTGGAAGATGAATTGTTTGGCAAATACGATCTCACCCCGCAGCAGTTTAACGTCTTGAGGCTTTTGAAAGCGGAATATCCGAATAGCGTCCCGACGCTGGCGTTGGCATCCCGGTTGGTGACTCGGGCACCTGATATCACGCGAATTATCGACAAGTTAGAAGCCAGGGGCTTCGTTCTGCGTGACCGACCGAGCCACAATCGGCGAATGGTGCGAATTGGAATCACCGAGGCCGGGCTGGCGCTGGTTCGTGAAGTGCTCCCACCACTTCGCGAGTGTCATATTCGGCAACTGGGCCATCTCGATTCGGAGCAACTGAAAACTCTCTCACAACTCTTGGAAATTGCAAGAGAGCCACACGAACCGCCGGATAGCCCCTGGAGAATTCAACAACATTAA
- a CDS encoding S9 family peptidase, translating to MVTPNIEQYLNIRTTSSPRFSPDGRSIAFLWNITGTTQIWQIDQNGSWPTQLTFLNEPVRGFDFHPLKHEIIFSVDQGGNEQTQLFRLFGTSGNTDHGIGDGWEVTDLTKRPDAVHTFGAFSHDGKRIAYTATRENPSRFDVYVQEWNPKAQPQRLCEGPGGYLSVLGFSPNDRYLLLRHLESNFNQNLFLLDVATAKLTLLTPHDGDVQFEHATWLPDGQSILCTTTSGGGDFPAIASIAIQSKKLVVLQNLDHEVDGLSLSKSGKISALLLNRDGQSELQLQHRESGKKIPIPKIPLSVISNLEISPDESQVVVSLSGPQHANNIYRFSIGQNDNPSLHQLTFAGQAGLSTSRFTVPKLIHYPSFDGKKIPAWYYPAADASPNQPRPVIVYPHGGPESQTRPQFNALFEFFVKSGYGVLAPNVRGSSGYGTEYLNADNVRKRMDSVKDLAHAAYWLREQREVDPKRLAVYGGSYGGFMVLAAVTGYPDLWAAGINVVGIANFVTFLEKTGAYRRAHREREYGSLETDREFLVQISPIHQVDRIRCPMMVIHGANDPRVPVGEAEQIVAALRERKIPVEYLRYEDEGHGLAKLKNRLDCYPKMVRFLDRFVKNRETTNDPKN from the coding sequence ATGGTTACTCCAAATATTGAACAATATCTCAACATCCGAACGACAAGTTCACCCCGATTTTCTCCGGATGGACGCTCGATCGCATTTTTGTGGAACATCACAGGAACGACGCAAATCTGGCAGATTGATCAGAATGGTAGTTGGCCGACACAGCTCACCTTTCTGAATGAGCCGGTTCGAGGCTTTGATTTTCATCCATTGAAGCATGAGATCATTTTCTCGGTTGACCAAGGCGGGAACGAACAAACTCAACTCTTTCGATTGTTCGGCACTTCGGGAAACACCGATCATGGGATTGGCGATGGTTGGGAGGTTACCGATTTAACCAAGCGACCAGACGCAGTTCACACATTCGGTGCGTTCTCACACGATGGGAAACGCATCGCATATACGGCAACTCGTGAAAATCCCAGTCGTTTTGATGTTTATGTTCAAGAATGGAATCCAAAAGCCCAACCACAACGACTTTGTGAAGGTCCTGGAGGGTATCTCTCCGTTCTGGGGTTTTCGCCGAATGATCGGTATCTTTTGCTCCGGCATTTAGAATCCAATTTCAACCAAAATCTCTTTTTGCTCGACGTTGCAACTGCGAAGCTCACACTTCTCACCCCTCACGACGGTGATGTCCAATTTGAGCATGCAACTTGGCTGCCGGATGGGCAATCGATTCTCTGCACAACAACGAGCGGAGGTGGGGACTTCCCGGCCATCGCCTCAATCGCTATCCAATCGAAAAAACTCGTTGTCCTTCAGAATCTCGATCACGAAGTTGACGGTTTATCGCTTTCCAAGTCTGGAAAGATTTCCGCACTGCTCCTCAATCGAGACGGACAAAGTGAACTACAACTTCAGCATCGAGAGTCGGGAAAGAAAATCCCGATCCCAAAGATTCCTCTCAGTGTTATTTCAAATCTAGAGATTTCACCCGACGAATCTCAAGTTGTGGTGAGTCTGAGTGGGCCACAGCATGCGAATAACATTTATCGATTTTCAATCGGACAGAACGACAATCCATCGTTACATCAACTCACATTCGCGGGTCAGGCGGGGCTTTCGACGTCGCGATTTACCGTGCCCAAATTAATTCATTACCCATCCTTTGACGGCAAAAAAATTCCAGCTTGGTACTATCCGGCCGCGGATGCGAGCCCGAATCAACCTCGACCTGTCATTGTTTATCCTCACGGAGGCCCAGAGAGCCAAACTCGCCCACAATTCAATGCACTCTTTGAATTCTTTGTAAAAAGCGGTTATGGTGTCCTTGCTCCGAATGTTCGTGGCTCCAGTGGATATGGAACGGAATATCTGAACGCGGATAACGTTCGCAAACGGATGGATTCCGTGAAGGATCTCGCACATGCAGCCTACTGGCTCCGCGAACAACGCGAAGTGGATCCCAAACGCCTCGCTGTCTATGGCGGGAGTTACGGGGGATTCATGGTTTTGGCTGCCGTTACTGGGTATCCCGATCTCTGGGCTGCGGGAATAAATGTTGTTGGGATCGCAAACTTTGTGACATTTCTTGAGAAAACAGGTGCATACCGGCGAGCACACCGAGAACGGGAATATGGTTCGTTAGAGACAGATCGAGAGTTTCTCGTCCAAATTAGCCCGATTCACCAGGTTGATCGAATTCGCTGCCCCATGATGGTCATTCATGGAGCCAACGATCCGCGTGTTCCAGTGGGAGAAGCGGAACAGATCGTGGCGGCATTGCGAGAACGCAAAATTCCAGTCGAATACCTTCGCTACGAGGACGAAGGGCATGGTCTGGCCAAATTGAAAAACCGGCTCGATTGCTACCCGAAAATGGTGCGATTCCTCGATCGTTTTGTCAAAAATCGAGAAACCACCAACGATCCGAAGAATTAG
- a CDS encoding LamG domain-containing protein: protein MSGVQFRFVSILVCCLLPTASVFAAPFEVGAAIIDVTPERFPVAVNCSFTQRLESKISDPLHARCLILQQGSTRILLMVVDNCMMPREFLDLVKQQIQESLSIPIERQLISATHTHTAPAVMGCLGSDPDPKYREFLMAHLVRVARMADSTRTQAEMGYTVINAESFTHNRRWILRSDRMRADPFGRTNVRANMHPGYQSPDFIGPSGPKDPDLTIVSFRKPNGPLLAVLSNFSMHYFGSSGVSADYFGEYCATLSQELAKNQAHPVVMMSQGTSGDLQWMDYSQSRPWTDRQSYVRDLVNHAKRGIETIKYEVVNHLDMDEQKVTFSRRLPSEEQLRWAKEIVKKQQTPLPISQPEIYAREQLLIHQDQRRELRLQSIRMNEFAIAAIPNEVFAITGLKLKRFSPFQTTCVIELANGAEGYIPPPEQHTLGGYTTWPARTAGLSIDAEPQITGLLLKSFEKLANRPRKTPPPIQDDATKLTIESKPNQYFHFEELSGEILHSHIGMNHATREPGVVFGLDGPALESNRMNRCIHFAGGRIRSQISSTTEFTISGWVWNGMPTEDRPITGYLISSGQDGDQQAKGVHLGISGKALNRPGVLFLYNGNRHQETALGKTPLMPKKWYHFAWVQRGSESQLYLNGELELQHQWTSSLDFSPTLFFGGRSDGFSGLEGRLDEVSIFPKALSPQTIHKLSTTSKSIP from the coding sequence AAGATTTCAGATCCACTCCACGCACGTTGCCTCATTCTCCAACAAGGCTCGACTCGCATCTTGTTGATGGTCGTTGATAATTGCATGATGCCCCGAGAGTTTCTCGACCTTGTTAAGCAACAAATTCAAGAATCACTTTCAATTCCAATCGAACGCCAACTGATTTCTGCAACTCATACCCATACCGCCCCGGCTGTGATGGGCTGTTTGGGGAGCGATCCCGATCCGAAATATCGGGAATTCTTGATGGCTCACCTCGTCCGGGTCGCTCGAATGGCCGATAGCACCCGAACTCAAGCCGAAATGGGATACACTGTCATCAATGCCGAGTCATTTACCCATAATCGACGATGGATACTTCGATCGGATCGAATGCGAGCCGACCCATTTGGACGAACGAATGTTCGCGCCAATATGCATCCCGGATATCAATCTCCGGATTTTATCGGCCCTTCCGGCCCGAAAGATCCCGATCTGACCATCGTTAGTTTTCGGAAACCAAATGGCCCCCTTCTTGCCGTTCTCTCCAATTTCTCAATGCATTATTTTGGCTCAAGTGGGGTATCTGCAGACTATTTTGGCGAGTATTGCGCTACCCTTAGCCAAGAATTAGCCAAGAATCAAGCGCATCCGGTCGTGATGATGTCGCAAGGAACCAGTGGCGACCTTCAATGGATGGATTACTCGCAGTCCCGCCCATGGACCGATCGGCAATCCTATGTTCGGGATCTCGTGAATCATGCAAAACGTGGAATTGAAACGATCAAATATGAAGTCGTGAACCACTTGGACATGGACGAACAAAAAGTCACATTTTCACGACGCCTTCCTTCTGAAGAACAACTCCGGTGGGCGAAAGAGATCGTCAAAAAGCAACAAACACCCCTGCCCATCTCGCAGCCCGAAATCTATGCCCGAGAACAACTTCTCATTCATCAAGACCAACGGCGAGAGTTGCGTCTCCAATCGATCCGGATGAACGAATTCGCCATTGCAGCAATCCCAAATGAAGTCTTTGCAATTACGGGATTAAAATTAAAGCGATTTAGTCCCTTCCAAACGACTTGTGTCATTGAGTTGGCCAACGGCGCGGAGGGATACATTCCCCCACCCGAACAACACACGTTAGGTGGATACACCACATGGCCGGCTCGAACCGCAGGGCTGAGCATTGATGCTGAGCCACAAATCACCGGATTACTCCTCAAATCATTTGAAAAACTCGCGAACCGTCCCAGAAAGACACCACCGCCAATTCAAGATGACGCTACGAAATTAACAATTGAATCCAAACCGAATCAGTATTTTCATTTTGAAGAATTATCCGGTGAAATCCTGCATTCCCATATCGGGATGAATCATGCGACTCGTGAACCCGGTGTGGTATTTGGTTTAGATGGCCCGGCACTGGAATCGAACCGAATGAATCGATGTATTCACTTCGCAGGTGGCCGAATTCGCTCACAAATTTCTTCGACGACAGAATTTACAATCTCTGGTTGGGTCTGGAATGGAATGCCCACGGAAGACCGACCCATCACCGGCTACCTCATTTCAAGTGGCCAAGACGGGGACCAGCAGGCCAAAGGTGTTCACCTGGGGATCAGCGGAAAAGCACTCAATCGCCCCGGTGTGCTCTTCCTGTACAATGGAAATCGGCATCAGGAAACTGCACTTGGAAAAACCCCATTAATGCCCAAGAAATGGTACCATTTCGCTTGGGTCCAACGTGGGTCGGAATCACAACTCTATCTGAATGGCGAACTCGAACTCCAACACCAGTGGACGTCATCACTCGACTTTTCACCCACGCTGTTTTTCGGCGGCCGATCCGATGGGTTTTCAGGACTTGAAGGCCGATTGGACGAAGTATCGATCTTTCCCAAGGCCTTGTCGCCGCAAACGATTCACAAACTTTCGACAACCTCCAAATCGATTCCGTGA